The following DNA comes from Janthinobacterium sp. TB1-E2.
TCGGGCCAGGGTAGCGCGTCGATTCCAGTACCGTGCGCGAGACAAAGCTGTGGCCCTGCGCCTTTTGCCGGTTTTGCAGCTTGGCGTTCAAGGTGTTCAGTTGCTTGTTCAGTTCGGTGGCAGCGTCCACCTTGCCGCCGGCCAGCAAGGCCTCCATGCGCTGGCGCAGGTGCGCGGGCACGTAGCGGTAGGTCAGAATGAAGGTATCGGAGCGCGTGACCAGTTCGAAATCCTGCTGGTCGGCCAATAAATCCTGCAATTGGCCGGACAGGGTGGCCGCCTGCTGCAGCAAGGTCGTGTAGCCGGACACGCCCAGCACCTTGAACGAGGTCCACAGTTTCAAGGCATCGAAGCGGCGCGAGCCTTCCAGCGACGTCTGGCCCAAGTCGCCCGAGTTGTCGCGCAAGATGTAGTTGGCATTGTGCTTGAGCAAGTTCAGGCTGGCGCTATCCTTGAACAGCACCATGCTTTGCGCCATCGGCACCCATAGCAATTTGTGGCCATCGATGACGACGGAGTCTGCCAGCGCAATCCCGTCGTACAACGCGCGGTACTGTTCCGCGATCAAGAGCGCACCGCCCCAGGCCGCATCCACGTGGAACCAGATGCTTTCGCGCGCGGCAATGGCCGCCATCGCGGCCAGCGGGTCGATGGCGCCCGTTTCCGTCGTGCCGGCGATGCCGATCATGGCGACGACTTTGATGTTGCGCAGTTTTAAGTCGGCAATGGTCGCTTCCAGCGCGGCGACGTCGATGCGGTTGTCGCGGTCGACGTCCACCAGCTGCAAGGCGTTTTCGCCGAGGCCCAGGGTCGCCAGCGCTTTTTTCACGGAATAATGGCTGCGCGCCGAGCCGATCACGGCCAGTCCCGCGTAGCCCGATTCCTGCATGGCGGCGAACAGGCCCCGTTTGCGCGTGCCGGGCAGCTGCTGCTCGAGCGCCACGGCCAGCGCCGTCAAGTTGCCCATGGTGCCGCCGTTGATGACATTGCCCAGCGCGCCACTGGTGGCGGCCATGGCCTGCGTGTAGATGGCATCGGGCTGCTGGTAGACCTGGCGGTGCAGCCAGCCGAGGATCTGTTTTTCGATCAGGGTCGACACGTACGCCGTCTCGATCTTGACCTGGTTCTGGTTCAGGGTGGCTGTAAACGCTTCGGCCAGCACGCTGATCCACGGCAGGGCCTGCGTCATGTGGCCGATGTATTGCGGGTGGTTCAGCTGGGCCGTATTGGCCAGCACGGTGGTATCGAGTTCTTGCAGGAAATCCGCCACGGGCATGCCGTGCGCGGGCAGGCAGGTGTCGGACAATTGCGTCAGCAGTTCCGCATACGGCGTGTGCGGATAGGGCGTGTCGCGTTCGGCGGCCAGCCAGCCGCCCAGCATGCCCAGCGCCTGCTGCAGGGGCGCGGGTGCCTGCTGCAGCGCATCGATGGAAAAATGCTGCTGCAGCAGCTGTTCGATAGGGGTATCGGTCATGGCGCGTTGTCTTCTCTACGGATTGCTGGTGCCACGGTGACACAAATGCATCGCGCCCAGGCGGAAGCGGGATTTTACCCGACTCCGCCTGAGCGCATCAGTTTGCTGACTGTCTGTGATCAGAAGTAGTTGAGGCCCAGCGCCGACTTGACTTCATCGGCCGTGCGGGCCGCCACTTCGCGTGCCTTGAACGTGCCTTCCTTCAGCATCTGGATGACTTGCCCCTTGTCCTTGGCGAACTCTTCACGGCGGGCGCGGATCGGTGCCAGCATTTCCTGCAAGACCACGTCCAGGCGTTTCTTGACGATGCTGTCGCCCAGGCCGCCGCGAACGTAATGGGCTTTCATTTCGGCCAGCGCCGCTTTTTCCGGATCGAAGGCGTCCAGGTACGTAAAGGCGATATTGCCTTCCAGGTGGCCCGGGTCTTCCACGCGCAGGTGCAGCGGGTCGGTATAGACTTTTTTCACGGCGGCCGTGATTTCGGTCGAGGTCGCGCCCAGGTTGATGGTATTGCCCAGCGACTTGCTCATCTTCGCCTTGCCGTCGATGCCGGGCAGGCGGCCGATGTCCGGTACTAGCGCCTTGCATTCCATCAGCACTTCGCGGTTGTACATGCGGTTGAAGCGGCGCACGATTTCATTCGTTTGCTCGATCATCGGGATCTGGTCTTCGCCCACGGGCACCACGCCTGCCTTGAAGGCCGTGATGTCGGCCGCCTGGCTGGCAGGGTAGGTCAAAAAGCCCGCTGGAATATCGCGCTCGAAGCCGCGCAGGCGGATTTCTTCCTTGACGGTGGGATTGCGCTCGAGGCGCGCCACGGTGACGATATTCAGGTAGTAAAAGGTCAGCTCGGCCAGTTCCGGGATTTGCGACTGGATGAACACCGTGGTTTTCGTCGGGTCGATGCCGACGGCCAGGTAGTCAAGCGCCACTTCGACAACATTGCGGTGCACCTTGTCGATGTCGTCCATATTGTCCGTCAGCGCCTGCGCGTCGGCCAGCATGATGAATTGCTTGTAGCTGTTCTGGTAGCGGACCCTGTCGCGCAGGCTGCCCACGTAATGGCCCAGATGCAAGGGGCCGGTCGGGCGGTCGCCCGTCAGGATCACGGATTGCGAAGCGATGGCGGCGGGCGACAGCGGTGCTGCCGGTGCGTCATTCTGGTCTTGGGTATCTGGGGTGTTCGGCAAGCTCATCAAGTTTCCTTTTGAGCCGCCTGCATCGGGGATGATCCAGGCTGAGCCTGTTACGCCACCGATCGAGGCGGCGTGGATCTAATTCACATCACTATACAGTGGCCGCGCGAAAGTGAGCGGGACCACCAATTCAAGCAGGCGTGTTGTGAAGGGATAAATTTCATGGCGTTATGGTTGCAGTTTGGGCGCGTTCTGTCAAGTTTGCGGCCCGATTTATCTGCTGTGCTGCGTCAGAGGCTAGCCTACTGTGGAACTTGCTTTCCGGGTATTATTGCCATTCGGCCACTTTTGCGTGGCATGAATCCATTGGAGAACAGTATGCGCGTGTCGTCCCCCGTCCGGCTCACCGGCCTGGCCCTGGTTATCAGTTCCCTGTTTGCTGCGCCCGCGATGGCGCAAACGCCGAAAACGCCGCCCATGACGCCCGATATCGGCGCCAAGCTGGTGATGCCCGACGTGAATGATTACGTCAAGCGCGTGGTGATGATTCCCATGCGCGATGGCGTCAAGCTGTACACGGTCATCGTCGTGCCGAAAGACGCCAAACGGGCGCCTATCATGCTCACGCGGACGCCCTATAACGCTGCCCGCCGCGCCCAGCGCGCCACCAGCGCCAGCATGCTGGCCACCTTGCCGCAAGGCGACGACACCCTGGTGGAAAACGGCTACATCCGCGTATTCCAGGACGTGCGCGGCAAGCATGGCTCGGAAGGCGATTACGTGATGACGCGCCCCGTGCGCGGCCCGCTCAACAATACCAAAGTGGACAATGTCACGGATGCGTGGGATACCATCGACTGGCTGTCGAAGAATATCCCGGAAAGCAATGGCAAGGTGGGCATGCTTGGTTCCTCGTACGAAGGGCATACGGTGCTGATGGCCCTGGTCGACCCGCATCCGGCGTTGAAGGTGGCCATTCCCATGAGCGCCATGGTCGATGGCTGGCGCGGCGACGATTGGTTCCATAACGGCGCCTTCCGCATGCCGAGCTTGTCTTACCTGGCATGGCAGACGAGCGTGCGCGGCAGCGGCGAGGCGCCCGTGCTGGGCGTCTACGACGATTACGAAGCGTATCTGCGCATCGGCTCGGCTGGCGACTTTGCAAAGAAATTCGGCATCGACAAGCTGACGTACACGAAAAAACTGTTCGAACACCCGGCCTACGATAGTTACTGGCAAGAACAGGCGCTCGACAAGATCCTCGCCAAGCGTCCGCTGATCGTGCCCACCATGCACGTGGTGGGACAGTGGGACCAGGAAGACATCTATGGCCCTTACGCCACCTATACGGCGATGGAAGGGCGCGACACGCGCAACAACCTCAATTACCTGGCCATCGGCCCGTGGCGCCACAGCGGCGTCAACTACGAAGGTTCCAGCCTGGGGGCCCTGAAGTTTGACGGCGACACGGCGCGCCAGTTCCGTGAAAAAGTCATGCAACCATTCCTCAATCAATACCTGAAGGATGGCGCGCCGGAAGCGAACACGGCACCCGTCGTGTCGTACCAGAGCGGCACGAACCAGTGGCAGCGCCTGCAGCAGTGGCCGCTGGCCTGCGAGACCTGCGACACCAAGCTGACGCCGATCTATCTGCAGGATGGCTACAAGCTGGGCTTTGCCGCGTCATCGGCCACCGCCGATGCAGCCAGCGGCGCGTTCGATGAATATGTGGCCGATCCGGCGAAACCCGTGCCTTTCGTAACCCGTCCCGTGCGCCTGAACGATGGCGACGTGTGGAAGCCATGGCTGGTCAGCGACCAGCGCGGCTATGCGGACCGTACGGATGTGCTCAGCTATGTCTCGGAACCATTGAAGACGGCCGTGCGCATCGCCGGCGCGCCGATGGTCAACCTGTTTGCCGCCACCAGCGGCACGGATGCCGACTGGGTGGTGAAGCTGATCGACGTGTATCCGGACGAAGTGCCGTCGCAGCCGGCCATGGGCGGCTACCAGCTTGGCGTGGCGATGGACATCTTCCGCGGCCGCTACCGTGACAGCCTCGAACATCCGACCGCGATTCCTGCCGGCAAGATCGAGCGCTACCGTTTTGCCTTGCCGAACGCCAACCATGTGTTCCTGCCCGGCCACCGCATTGCCGTGCAAGTGCAGTCGAGCTGGTTCCCCCTGTACGACCGCAATCCGCAAACCTTCGTGCCGAATATCTTCCTGGCCCAGCCAGGCGATTATAAAAAGGCGACGCAGCGCGTGTACCACGCGGCAGGGGCGGCCAGCGCCATCGAGTTGCCGATCGCGCCGCTCGACGCCCGCTAGGCCATTCGCATGAGCACGGCGCCTGCCGCGATCAGGGCGATAGCCAGATAGCGGCGGGGGCTGATTTTTTCGCGCAGGAACAGGGCCGCAATGGCGATGGCGAACAGGATCGATGTTTCGCGCAGGGCCGCGATGGCGGCCACGGGCGCTTGCGTCATGGCCCACAGGGCCAGGCCGTACGAAGCGAGCGTGCCGAAACCGCCAAAGGCGGCCAGGCGCCATTGCGTTTGCGCATACGCAAGCAAGTCGGCGGGGCGGCGCAACGCTGTCCACAGCAGCAGTCCCGTTCCGTTCAAGACAAAAATCCACATGGTGTAGGCGGCCGGCGCGCCGGACAGGCGCACGCCGATGCCGTCGATCAGGGTATAGCTGGCGATGACGCAGGCGTTGCCCAGCGCAAAGGCCGTGGCGCGGCCCGTGTTTTTCGCGGTGCCAGCCGTGGCGGGCCGGCGCGCGGCAACATACAGGCCGAGGATGCCCGCGCAGATGCAGGCGACGGCGCCCATTTGCATGGCGGACAGGCGCTCGCCGATCAGCGGCCAGCTGGCCAGCGCCACGATGAGCGGCGCGCTGCCGCGCATCAATGGGTAGGCATGGCTCATGTCGCCGGCCTTGTAGGCGGCTGCCAGCAGAGAGTAATAGGCGAGCTGCGCCACGGCCGAGGCGGCCAGCCAGGGCCAGCTGGCGGACGCGGGAGAGGTGACGAAGGGCAGCACGGCCA
Coding sequences within:
- a CDS encoding pyridoxal-dependent decarboxylase, which gives rise to MTDTPIEQLLQQHFSIDALQQAPAPLQQALGMLGGWLAAERDTPYPHTPYAELLTQLSDTCLPAHGMPVADFLQELDTTVLANTAQLNHPQYIGHMTQALPWISVLAEAFTATLNQNQVKIETAYVSTLIEKQILGWLHRQVYQQPDAIYTQAMAATSGALGNVINGGTMGNLTALAVALEQQLPGTRKRGLFAAMQESGYAGLAVIGSARSHYSVKKALATLGLGENALQLVDVDRDNRIDVAALEATIADLKLRNIKVVAMIGIAGTTETGAIDPLAAMAAIAARESIWFHVDAAWGGALLIAEQYRALYDGIALADSVVIDGHKLLWVPMAQSMVLFKDSASLNLLKHNANYILRDNSGDLGQTSLEGSRRFDALKLWTSFKVLGVSGYTTLLQQAATLSGQLQDLLADQQDFELVTRSDTFILTYRYVPAHLRQRMEALLAGGKVDAATELNKQLNTLNAKLQNRQKAQGHSFVSRTVLESTRYPGPTNVLRVVMTNVKTRPHHLRAILAEQRAIGLVLVAELGL
- the trpS gene encoding tryptophan--tRNA ligase; its protein translation is MSLPNTPDTQDQNDAPAAPLSPAAIASQSVILTGDRPTGPLHLGHYVGSLRDRVRYQNSYKQFIMLADAQALTDNMDDIDKVHRNVVEVALDYLAVGIDPTKTTVFIQSQIPELAELTFYYLNIVTVARLERNPTVKEEIRLRGFERDIPAGFLTYPASQAADITAFKAGVVPVGEDQIPMIEQTNEIVRRFNRMYNREVLMECKALVPDIGRLPGIDGKAKMSKSLGNTINLGATSTEITAAVKKVYTDPLHLRVEDPGHLEGNIAFTYLDAFDPEKAALAEMKAHYVRGGLGDSIVKKRLDVVLQEMLAPIRARREEFAKDKGQVIQMLKEGTFKAREVAARTADEVKSALGLNYF
- a CDS encoding CocE/NonD family hydrolase, producing the protein MRVSSPVRLTGLALVISSLFAAPAMAQTPKTPPMTPDIGAKLVMPDVNDYVKRVVMIPMRDGVKLYTVIVVPKDAKRAPIMLTRTPYNAARRAQRATSASMLATLPQGDDTLVENGYIRVFQDVRGKHGSEGDYVMTRPVRGPLNNTKVDNVTDAWDTIDWLSKNIPESNGKVGMLGSSYEGHTVLMALVDPHPALKVAIPMSAMVDGWRGDDWFHNGAFRMPSLSYLAWQTSVRGSGEAPVLGVYDDYEAYLRIGSAGDFAKKFGIDKLTYTKKLFEHPAYDSYWQEQALDKILAKRPLIVPTMHVVGQWDQEDIYGPYATYTAMEGRDTRNNLNYLAIGPWRHSGVNYEGSSLGALKFDGDTARQFREKVMQPFLNQYLKDGAPEANTAPVVSYQSGTNQWQRLQQWPLACETCDTKLTPIYLQDGYKLGFAASSATADAASGAFDEYVADPAKPVPFVTRPVRLNDGDVWKPWLVSDQRGYADRTDVLSYVSEPLKTAVRIAGAPMVNLFAATSGTDADWVVKLIDVYPDEVPSQPAMGGYQLGVAMDIFRGRYRDSLEHPTAIPAGKIERYRFALPNANHVFLPGHRIAVQVQSSWFPLYDRNPQTFVPNIFLAQPGDYKKATQRVYHAAGAASAIELPIAPLDAR
- a CDS encoding DMT family transporter, with the protein product MSGLVVAIVLFAALLHASWNAIVKSGKDTFLSTVLVSVGAALISLAVLPFVTSPASASWPWLAASAVAQLAYYSLLAAAYKAGDMSHAYPLMRGSAPLIVALASWPLIGERLSAMQMGAVACICAGILGLYVAARRPATAGTAKNTGRATAFALGNACVIASYTLIDGIGVRLSGAPAAYTMWIFVLNGTGLLLWTALRRPADLLAYAQTQWRLAAFGGFGTLASYGLALWAMTQAPVAAIAALRETSILFAIAIAALFLREKISPRRYLAIALIAAGAVLMRMA